The sequence TCGCGAGCAGCGGGCGCGACACGAAACCCTTGCGGCGCAACTCCGGCGTATAGCGGCGGATCACGATGTCGCATGTCTCGTCGATCTGGTCGCGCTCGGCGTCGGCAGTCGCGACGAGCTGCACGTCGATGTCCGGATACGCGGCCTGGAATACGGCAAGTTGCGTCAGCAACCATCCGTGCGCGAACGACACGGACGCATTGATCCGGACCGGATGGCCGCCCACCGGCTCGAACATCTGCCCGGTCGCCTGCGCGAGCCGCCCGAGGCAACTCGCGACGTCGACGAGGTAATGCCGCGCGCGCGGCGTGAGCCGCAGCGAGCGCCCGTCGCGTTCGAACAGTTTTTGCCCGAAGAACGATTCGAGCACGCGGATCTGCTGCGCGATCGCGCTCTGGGTCACGTTCAGTTCCTCGGCGGCGAGGGTGAGGCTCTGCAGGCGGCCGGCAGCTTCGAAGCTGCGCAGCGCGTTCAGGGGCGGCAATCGGCGCATCGTGGGATCGCGAAGAAAAGCTACATGGTGGGTCAATAAATGTCGTTTGTCGCGGCCGGGGCGCATCCCTATCATGGCGCCGACAGGAGAATGCCCGATGACGATCATAGCGTCGCCCGATTGCCGATCAACTGGAATTTGCCGCCGTCTTCGCGACCGGCGGACGGCGCGGCGCACGATGCGCAGCATGGCAGCGGCGCCGCCCGCGCGCGGTCGCGGCGTGCTGGCGCTTGCCTGTGCCGGGCTGTTCGCGGTGCTGGCCGGGTGCGCGGCGAAGCCGGAAACCGAGCGCCAGATCGGCAGTGGCGGTTCGCTGGTGCGCTACAGCTCGAGCCAGACCGAGGTCGACCTGACGGACGCCGAGCGGCAGACGCTGCGCATGTCGAGCGACCGTCGCTATGCGGGCGCCTCGCAGGCGCGCGTGCTCGACGCGGTGGCCGGCGTGTTGCGCGTGCAGGGCTATGCGCCGGTGACGGTCGATCGCGACGCGGGGCTGATCGAGGCGGGGCGCAGCGACACGCTGATCCCGAAGTGGCGGCAACTGCTGCGCGGCGCGCTGAAGGCGCGTATCGGCGGGTTGCCCGCGAAAGCCGATCACGAGCGCGTGGCCGCCGTCGTGACGGTCCGCGTGACAGGGGCGCGCGATGTCGTCGTGCGCGCGCGGTTCGACCGCACGGTGTGGGACAGCAGCGGCGATTCGCGTACGAAGACCGTGATCGAGCCTGCGTACTACCAGGCCTTCTTCGGTGAAATGGACAAGGCGATGTGCACGACGTCGTGCGAGCGGTGAGCGGCGCGCACGCGCCGATGCAAGGCGGCGTGGCGGGGCGGAAGGAATGGCGTGGTCCGGCGACGAACGGATGCCGGGCGGGGTGCCCGGTGCATCCGTCCTGCGCCGCGGCTGGCCGGGCGGCTTACTTCACCGCAAACAGCGTCAGGTTCATGAAGATCTTGAACGCGTAGCCGAGCGTGACGGCGCCGACTACCCCGCCCGCCCACAGGACGACGAACCACATCCAGCCGCGCATCCGCGGCCGCGGCGCCTCGGGCGGGCGATCGGCGGAATCAGTGGTGGTAGTAATGCTGGTCTTCATGGCGCACCTTGCCTCGGAATACCCAGTAACCCATCGTCGTGTAGGCGATGATGATCGGGAGGATAACCGCTGCGCCGACCAGCGTGAAGGTCTGGCTGGAACGCGGCGCCGCCGCTTCCCAGATCGTCATCGTCTGAGGAATCGCATACGGGAACAGCGTGACGAGCAGGCCGACGTAGCCGAGCAGCACGAGCGCCAGCGCAAGCACGAACGGCGTCATGTCGTGCCGGTCGCGCACCGCGCGGCGCATCCACACCGCGCACCCGGCGACCAGGAACGGCACCGGCAGCAGGCGCCAGAACAGCCCCGAATCGAACCAGCGCTGCGCGATGGCCGGATCCTGCAGCGGCGTCCACAGGCTGACGACCGCGATGAAGCCGAGCAGCACGACCGTCAGCGGCCACACGACGCGATGCAGCCGGCGCTGCAGGTCGCCTTCGGTCTTCGCGACGAGCCAGCAGCAGCCGAGCAGCGCGTAGGTCACGAGCAGGCCGAGGCCCGTCAGCAGGCTGAACGGCGTGAGCCAGTCGAACGCGTCGCCCGCGAACACGCCGTCCTTCACGTTGATGCCCTGCAGGAACGCGCCGAGCGCGATCCCCTGGAAGAACGTCGCGCCGGCCGAGCCGCCGATGAACGCGAGATCCCACAGCTGCTTGGTGCGCCGCGCCTTCGCGCGGATCTCGAACGACACGCCGCGGAAGATCAGGCAGACCAGCATGAAGATCAGCGGCAGGTACAGCGCCGACAGCACGGTCGAATAGACGATCGGGAACACCGCGAACAGGCCGGCGCCGCCGAGCACGAGCCACGTCTCGTTGCCGTCCCACACGGGCGCGACCGTGTTCATCATCAGGTCGCGTTCCTTCTCGTCCGGGAAGAACGGGAAGACGATGCCGATGCCGAGGTCGAAGCCGTCGAGCACGACGTACATGAAGAGCCCCAATGCGATGATCGCGGCCCAGATTACGGTGACGTCCATAGGTTTTCTCGTTTGCGGATGGGGTGGGCTCAGACGGTCTCGATCAACTCGTCGACGGCCGACATCGGGCGGCGCGCGGTGTGATCGGGGCGCGTGTCGGGCGTGTCGTCGTGCTTCTCGTCGGGCAGCGCGGGGCCGGCCTTCATCAGCTTCAGCATGTAGTACACGCCGGTGCCGAACACGAGGAAGTACACGATCACGAACGTCATCATCGACAGGCTCACCTGCTGCACCGACAGCGGCGACACGGCCTGCGCGGTGCGCATCACGCCATACACGACCCACGGCTGGCGGCCCGCTTCGGTCGTCACCCAGCCCGCGAGCAGCGACACGAAGCCGGTCGGGCCCATCACGAGCGCGAAGCGCTGGAACCACCTCGATTCATACAGGCGGCCGCGGCGGCGCAGCAGCCACGCAAGCGCGGCGAGGCCGATCATCGCGAAGCCGAGGCCGACCATGATCCGGAAGCTCCAGAACACGACGGTCGAGTTCGGGCGGTCTTCGGGCGGGAATTCCTTCAGCCCGCGGATCTCGCCGTCCCAGCTGTGCGTGAGGATCAGGCTGCCGAGGTGCGGCACCTTTACCGCGTAGCGGGTCGTTTCCGCCTTCATGTCCGGAATGCCGAACAGGTTGAGCGGCGTGCCGCCCTTTTCGGTTTCCCACAGCCCTTCGATCGCGGCGATCTTCGCGGGCTGGTGCTTCAGCGTGTTGATGCCGTGCTGGTCGCCGATCACGGCCTGCAGCGGCGCGAGCACCAGCAGCAGCCACAGCGCCATCGAGAACATCTTCTTCACGCCCTTGTCGCGGCGGCCCTTCAGCAGGTGCCACGCGCCCGTCGCGGCCACGACCAGCGCGGCGACGATGAACGCGGCGATCGCCATGTGGAACAGGCGGTACGGGAACGACGGGTTGAAGATGATCGCGAACCAGTCGGTCGGCACGACGCGGCCGTCGACGATCTCGAAGCCCTGCGGCGTCTGCATCCAGCTGTTCGACGCGAGGATCCAGAACGTCGAGATCAGCGTGCCGATCGCGACCATCAGCGTCGCGCCGAAGTGCGCGCGCGGGCTCACGCGGTTCCAGCCGAACAGCATGATGCCGAGGAAACCGGCCTCGAGGAAGAACGCGGTCATCACCTCGTACATCAGCAGCGGCCCGGTGACGGCGCCGGCGAAGCTCGAGAAGCCCGACCAGTTGGTGCCGAACTGATAGCTCATCACGACGCCGGAGACGACGCCCATCCCGAACGCGACCGCGAAGATCTTCGACCAGAACAGACAGAGGGTTTTGTAGTACTGCTTGCCGGTCTTGAGCCAGCGATATTCGAGCACGGCGATGAAGCTGGCGAGGCCGATGCTCAGCGCCGGAAAGACGATGTGAAAGGAGACGGTGAACGCGAATTGCAGGCGGGCCAGATCGAGGGCCGAAAATGCGGTGTCCATACCAGATGACCGAAGCTGACGATACCCGCCGGCGGGTGCCGGCGGACCCCGGCAGACAGGCGTCGGGGTTGGCTGGAGTATGTGCCGCGATGTTGCACCGCGAAATGCGCCAACTCGTCGCAGATGTCCAGCCCGTCGCGCGCGATGTCGGGGTAAATCGTTGATTCGTATCAAGAAGGCCGTTCGCGGCGCGCGCGGCCGCGGCGTGGCGGTCTGACGCACGTGCGTCAATATGGCGCGTCGCGTCATTGGAACGGTTTCGCGCGGCGCAGCCATGCGCGGAACCGGTGCAGCATGGCATCGCGCACTGCCGATCCGTTTCGTCGCGTTAGCGCGTAATGCGCGTCGTCGCGCGGGCGGGCCGCCGATGCCGCCGGCGGGTGTCCAGCCGCCGCCGCCGCGGTATTGACGATGACGACGCGCGTGCCCGCCGCGCCCCATTGCGCCGGCCGTGGCCGGGCCGTTCGTCGACGGCGCATGATCGCGTGGCCGCTGCGTAGCGCGACTCGATCCGTCGGCAGCCGCTGCGTGAATTGCGTACACTCTGAGTCTCGTTTCGGCAGGGCCGGGCGCAGGGGTTCCGGTCCGCGTTTACTCAGGGCATAGCGATGATCGATTTACGCAGCGATACCGTGACACGTCCCAGCCAGGCAATGCTGGCCGCGATGACTGCCGCCGAAGTCGGCGACGACGTATGGGGCGACGACCCGACCGTGCTGCGCCTGCAGGCGGTCGCGGCCGAGCGGGCCGGCAAGGAAGCCGGCCTGTTCTTCCCGAGCGGCACGCAGAGCAACTTGGCCGCGCTGATGGCCCATTGCGAGCGCGGCGACGAGTACATCGTCGGCCAGCTCGCGCACACCTACAAGTACGAAGGCGGCGGCGCGGCCGTGCTGGGCAGCATCCAGCCGCAGCCGATCGAGAACGCGCCGGACGGCACGCTGCCGCTCGCGAAGATCGCCGCGGCGATCAAGCCGATCGACAATCACTTTGCCCGCACGCGCCTGCTCGCGCTCGAAAACACGATCGGCGGTCTGGTCTTGCCGGAAGGCTATGTCGAGGAAGCCGTCGCGTTCGCGCGCAGCCGCGGGCTGTCCGCGCACCTCGACGGCGCGCGGGTGTGCAACGCGGCCGTCGCGTCGGGCCGTCCGATCGCCGAGCTGTGCGCGCCGTTCGACAGCGTGTCGATCTGCTTCTCGAAAGGGCTCGGTGCACCGGTCGGCTCGGTGCTGGTCGGCAACCGTGCGCTGGTCGAGCGCGCGCAGCGCTGGCGCAAGGTGCTCGGCGGCGGGATGCGGCAGTCGGGCATTCTCGCGGCGGCCTGCCTGTATGCGCTCGACCACAACGTCGAGCGGCTCGCCGACGATCACGCGAATGCCGCGCATCTCGCGGAAGGCCTCGCGCGCATCGAATCCGTGAAGGTGCTGTCGCATGCGACGAACATGGTGTTCGCGCAATTCCCCGAAGCCGATTGCGCGCCGCTCGAGGCGTGGCTCAAGGAGCGCGGGATCCTCACGCAGATGCTGTACGCGTCGCGTTTCGTCACGCATTGCGACGTGTCGCGCGCGGACATCGACACGTTCCTCGGCGCGGTCGGCGCGTATTTCTCGCAGCGGCGCGCTTGACAGCCGAGGGCCGCGGGCCGGGCCCGTCGCCGGTTCATTTCATTTCGGCAGCGGTGCGAGCAACCGGCGCGCCGCTTCGACGACCCGCGCGGACAGCGACGCCATCGTCGGCGACTGCACGGTCCACGCGTGCCAGTACAGCGTGACGTCGGTCGGATGCGCGGGCGCGAGATCGACGAGCCCCTGCGCGTCGAGCGGCGCGGTGCCGATCAGCGGCTCCGGCACCATCGCGTAGCCGAGCCCGTGCCGCACCGCCGCGAAGTGCGAATGGGTGCCCGGCACGTAGTGACACGGGTACGCGCCTTCGGGCAACCCGAACTTCTCCTTCAGGAACGACGACTGCAGCGTGTCGCGCCGCGAATACGCGACGACGGGCGCGTTGCGTGCGCTCGTGCGGTTCAGCCCGCGCGGAAACCAGCGCACCGCGAACGCGGCGGCCGCGAGCAGCCGGTAGCGCATCGTGCCGAGCGGCGTCGCGATGCAGCCGCGCATCGGCTTCGGCTCGGTCGTCACACAGCCGACGGCCATGCCGCTTTCGAGCAGCGCGAACGTATGGTCCTGGTCCTCGACGATCAGCTCGAACAGGATGCGCTCGCCGGCGAGCACGGAGGCCAGCGCGGGCAGGAACCACGTGCCGAGGCTGTCGGCGTTCAGCGCGATCGTGACGGAGATCGGCGATTCGCGCTCGGTCGCGAGCGTGCTTTGCAGGTCGGCCTGCAGCAGCGCGACGCGGCGCAGGTGCTGCAGCACGCGCTGTCCGGCCACCGTCGGGCGGCACGGGCGCGTGCGCAGCACGAGCGGCGTGCCGAGGCTCGCCTCCAGCGCGCGGACCCGCTGCGTGACGGCGGACGCGGTCACGTGCAGGCGCACGGCCGCCTGCTCGAAGCTGCCCGTGTCGGCGACGGCCAGCAGCGCGGCGGCCTGCTTCGGATCGATCGTCATCGACATGTCGATGGAATTCCTGTGAACCGGGATGAGAACAGGCCGTAGTGTAAGGCAGCGCGCGCAACCATCCGGGCGCGGCGAATCGTCCCGCCGCGTGCCATTCGTCATCGGAATCGGTTGCCGCGCAGGGTGCGCCGGCGGCGCGCGCATTTTGATCTACGCTGTATGAATGTGCGAAACGCGGCAGGCGCGATGGCGGTTGCCCGGCGGCGATGTCATCATGCCGACGTCGGTGCCGGATGACGATGCGCAGCAGACGCAGCCGCGAGCTTCCGGGTCAGGCGGCGCGGCCGGCATACGCCGGGGCGGCACTCGCGCCCGCCCGCGCGTCGGCGACATGCAGCGTACCGGCCGGACCACACCAACCTGAACAGTCGACGGAGCGACCTCACGATGATCTTCCGGCAACTTTTCGACCCGCAATCGTCGACTTACACGTATCTGCTCGCCGACCGTGCGTCGCGCGAAGCGCTGCTGATCGATCCCGTGTTCGAACAGGTGCGCCGCGACGCGGCGCTGCTCGACGAACTCGGGCTGCGGCTCGTCGCGACCGTCGACACGCACGTGCATGCCGATCACGTGACGGGCGCGTGGCTGCTGAAGCAGCGCACGGGCAGCACGATCGCGATCTCGGCCGCGAGCGGCGCGCAGGGCGCCGACCGCTACCTGAACGACGGCGACCGCTGCGCGTTCGGCGCGCGCTACCTGACCGTGCGCGCGACGCCCGGCCACACGAGCGGCTGCATCAGCCTCGTGCGCGACGACGAATCGATGGCGTTTACCGGCGATTGCCTGCTGATCCGCGGCACGGGCCGCACCGACTTCCAGCAGGGCGACCCGCGCGCGCTGTATCGCGCGGTGCACGGCCGGCTCTTCACGCTGCCGGCCGCGTGCCTGCTGTATCCGGCGCACGACTATCGCGGGCTCACCGTGACGAGCGTCGGCGAGGAGCGGCGCTTCAATCCGCGCCTCGGCGGCGATCTCAGCGAAGACGATTTCGCGGGCTACATGCGCAACCTCGGCCTCGCGCACCCGCGCCAGATCGACGTCGCGGTGCCGGCGAACCTGCAGTGCGGCGTCGCGGCGAACGCGCCCGATGCGCACGCGGCGGCCGACTGGGCGCCGCTCGTCTATACGTTTGCCGGGTTCTGGGAAATCGATCCGCAATGGCTCGAGGATCATCTGCCGGCAGTGCAGGTCGTCGATGTGCGCGAGCCGGACGAATTCACGGGCCCGCTCGGCCACCTGCCCGGCGCGACGCCGATCCCGCTCGGCGAACTGGCCGCGCGCGCCGGCGAGATCGCGCGCGACCGGCCGGTCGTGACCGTGTGCCGGGCCGGCGGGCGATCCGCGCAGGCGACCGTCATCCTGCTGAAGGCCGGCTTCGACGCGGTCGCGAATCTCGGCGGCGGGATGCTGCGCTGGCGCGCCGAAGGGCGCGTCGTGATGGACGGCCGGTCGTAGCGGCGCGACACCGCGCGGCGAAAAAAATTTCCGGACCGATGTCGAAACGGCTATGCGCCGTTCGTCGTCAAGGTATCCGATCACGTGGCGCCGCACGACGCGGCGCCGAAACCCCTGAGAGACCCCGCGATGATGCCGACGCTTTACGCCCATCCCTTTTCGTCCTACTGCCAGAAGGTGCTGACCGCGCTGTACGAGAACGGCACGCCGTTCGAGTATCGCGTGCTCGCGCACGACGATCCGAAGCCGATGCAGGAACTGACCGCGCTGTGGCCGCTGAAGCGCTTTCCGGTGCTCGTCGATGCGGGCCGCACGGTGGTCGAGGCGTCGATCATCGTCGAGTATCTCGGCCTGAACCATCCGGGCCCCGTGCGCCTGCTGCCCGACGACCCGCACGCGGCGCTCGAGGTGCGGATGATGGATCGCTTCTTCGACAACTACGTGTCGACGCCGCAGCAGAAGGTCGTGCACAACGCGCTGCGGCCGGAAGCCGAGCGCGATGCGCGGGGTGTCGCCGACGCGCGCGCGATGCTCGATACGTCGTATGCGTGGCTGGACCAGAAGATGGCCGATCGCGAATGGGCGGCCGGCGACCGCTTCAGCCTCGCCGATTGCGGTGCGGCGCCATTCCTGTTCTATGCGGACTGGACGCACCGGATCGATCCGTCGTTCGCGAACGTGATCGCGTACCGCAAGCGTCTGCTCGCGCGTCCGTCGTTCGCGCGAGCGGTCGACGAGGCGCGGCCGTATCGATCGTTCTTTCCGCTCGGCGCGCCCGATCGCGACTGACTGGCGCGGCCGTCGCACGGCGTGCCGCCGCCGCGCACGGCCGGCAGCGCGCGCCTGGGCGGCGGAACGTAAGCAGCGGCAGCATCGCGGTGCCTGCCCGTCACATCGTGTGCGTGGCCGACTGCGCGAGCGTCAGCAGTTCGTCGAACTGCGTGATCAGCTCGAAGCACAGCAGGAACGCGAGCGTATAGGCCGGCGCGGGAAAGCGCCGGATCATCGCCAGCACCTGCGGCGCGAAGCGCGACCGGATCGCGTCGCGCGTCAGCAGCCATGCGATCGCGATGCCGATCGCGGCGCCCGCGATCAGGTCGGTCGGATAGTGGAAGCCGAGATACGCGCGCGGCAGGCAGATGAACACG comes from Burkholderia pyrrocinia and encodes:
- the cydB gene encoding cytochrome d ubiquinol oxidase subunit II, with the translated sequence MDVTVIWAAIIALGLFMYVVLDGFDLGIGIVFPFFPDEKERDLMMNTVAPVWDGNETWLVLGGAGLFAVFPIVYSTVLSALYLPLIFMLVCLIFRGVSFEIRAKARRTKQLWDLAFIGGSAGATFFQGIALGAFLQGINVKDGVFAGDAFDWLTPFSLLTGLGLLVTYALLGCCWLVAKTEGDLQRRLHRVVWPLTVVLLGFIAVVSLWTPLQDPAIAQRWFDSGLFWRLLPVPFLVAGCAVWMRRAVRDRHDMTPFVLALALVLLGYVGLLVTLFPYAIPQTMTIWEAAAPRSSQTFTLVGAAVILPIIIAYTTMGYWVFRGKVRHEDQHYYHH
- a CDS encoding HTH-type transcriptional regulator ArgP; the protein is MSMTIDPKQAAALLAVADTGSFEQAAVRLHVTASAVTQRVRALEASLGTPLVLRTRPCRPTVAGQRVLQHLRRVALLQADLQSTLATERESPISVTIALNADSLGTWFLPALASVLAGERILFELIVEDQDHTFALLESGMAVGCVTTEPKPMRGCIATPLGTMRYRLLAAAAFAVRWFPRGLNRTSARNAPVVAYSRRDTLQSSFLKEKFGLPEGAYPCHYVPGTHSHFAAVRHGLGYAMVPEPLIGTAPLDAQGLVDLAPAHPTDVTLYWHAWTVQSPTMASLSARVVEAARRLLAPLPK
- a CDS encoding cytochrome ubiquinol oxidase subunit I translates to MDTAFSALDLARLQFAFTVSFHIVFPALSIGLASFIAVLEYRWLKTGKQYYKTLCLFWSKIFAVAFGMGVVSGVVMSYQFGTNWSGFSSFAGAVTGPLLMYEVMTAFFLEAGFLGIMLFGWNRVSPRAHFGATLMVAIGTLISTFWILASNSWMQTPQGFEIVDGRVVPTDWFAIIFNPSFPYRLFHMAIAAFIVAALVVAATGAWHLLKGRRDKGVKKMFSMALWLLLVLAPLQAVIGDQHGINTLKHQPAKIAAIEGLWETEKGGTPLNLFGIPDMKAETTRYAVKVPHLGSLILTHSWDGEIRGLKEFPPEDRPNSTVVFWSFRIMVGLGFAMIGLAALAWLLRRRGRLYESRWFQRFALVMGPTGFVSLLAGWVTTEAGRQPWVVYGVMRTAQAVSPLSVQQVSLSMMTFVIVYFLVFGTGVYYMLKLMKAGPALPDEKHDDTPDTRPDHTARRPMSAVDELIETV
- a CDS encoding glutathione S-transferase family protein, with the translated sequence MMPTLYAHPFSSYCQKVLTALYENGTPFEYRVLAHDDPKPMQELTALWPLKRFPVLVDAGRTVVEASIIVEYLGLNHPGPVRLLPDDPHAALEVRMMDRFFDNYVSTPQQKVVHNALRPEAERDARGVADARAMLDTSYAWLDQKMADREWAAGDRFSLADCGAAPFLFYADWTHRIDPSFANVIAYRKRLLARPSFARAVDEARPYRSFFPLGAPDRD
- the ltaE gene encoding low-specificity L-threonine aldolase; amino-acid sequence: MIDLRSDTVTRPSQAMLAAMTAAEVGDDVWGDDPTVLRLQAVAAERAGKEAGLFFPSGTQSNLAALMAHCERGDEYIVGQLAHTYKYEGGGAAVLGSIQPQPIENAPDGTLPLAKIAAAIKPIDNHFARTRLLALENTIGGLVLPEGYVEEAVAFARSRGLSAHLDGARVCNAAVASGRPIAELCAPFDSVSICFSKGLGAPVGSVLVGNRALVERAQRWRKVLGGGMRQSGILAAACLYALDHNVERLADDHANAAHLAEGLARIESVKVLSHATNMVFAQFPEADCAPLEAWLKERGILTQMLYASRFVTHCDVSRADIDTFLGAVGAYFSQRRA
- a CDS encoding LysR substrate-binding domain-containing protein — protein: MRRLPPLNALRSFEAAGRLQSLTLAAEELNVTQSAIAQQIRVLESFFGQKLFERDGRSLRLTPRARHYLVDVASCLGRLAQATGQMFEPVGGHPVRINASVSFAHGWLLTQLAVFQAAYPDIDVQLVATADAERDQIDETCDIVIRRYTPELRRKGFVSRPLLATVAVPVCAPGHPVLEQARVPSDLRNAPLLHYAGLPQAWQYWFHQAGTDVTETLRGPFYREFFLLTKAAASGLGVCLAPRAVVRDDLASGRLVALFPEVHLEGPPFHCLYRNDDDPALRTFVDWLFARAEELDGPVAG
- a CDS encoding rhodanese-like domain-containing protein, translating into MIFRQLFDPQSSTYTYLLADRASREALLIDPVFEQVRRDAALLDELGLRLVATVDTHVHADHVTGAWLLKQRTGSTIAISAASGAQGADRYLNDGDRCAFGARYLTVRATPGHTSGCISLVRDDESMAFTGDCLLIRGTGRTDFQQGDPRALYRAVHGRLFTLPAACLLYPAHDYRGLTVTSVGEERRFNPRLGGDLSEDDFAGYMRNLGLAHPRQIDVAVPANLQCGVAANAPDAHAAADWAPLVYTFAGFWEIDPQWLEDHLPAVQVVDVREPDEFTGPLGHLPGATPIPLGELAARAGEIARDRPVVTVCRAGGRSAQATVILLKAGFDAVANLGGGMLRWRAEGRVVMDGRS